In bacterium, a single genomic region encodes these proteins:
- a CDS encoding FecR domain-containing protein, producing the protein MGRNPYYWLQGTAVGQMAPFFAVVVLLVMAALLGPSGVAMRQLLLGFGLVGMVTLGVTFPLMKGHYDFSAGSIAGLAACTAAVLSPYGYGLAIAGALGVGLLLGAINGLLAGRTRISSAMVTIMTGAVALQLVMYATSRLDLVMAAPELAAVGETNVGGIPVVLALFFVALLGARLLFNHETFAAVGSAPNRVQGAALGSAENVLMAFLASGLIAGLAGLLIASSSMAIIGPSGQMVWMLTPLTAALIGGGSVTSGNGNLRTATIGAAVIALINWLVNQLRMPIAGPIAEAPLLIIGLLADRWQNMTAYMIAQARRGNLLALPDDMQLPMVVRVWRQTSWPVRIAGALGMLALFAGLYVYVAFYVVGRVPEGTAIVSDMNGVVQVAHRTTQALQPAVRGEKLFPGDLVVTGRQSHAFLRFHDGSEMRLFQNTEMRVENLEMLENGGVITSLRVNVGAFFTKVRKMMSRQSSFSVDTPLLTLGVRGTAFQLEIGKQQGAVAVNEGAVSITRAVRLDEGFGLERWAQDERTVQAGKRANAGETTLVENMTKQEVDRLQATEKGLLETSRQTRVAALRTRAPKGLWVFIIIGYLIFIAILKPEPHMYIADVMAKRADFFTAKHAHSATDSPRSAALAQMHIRAGNWDEAREEVKSIIENDPNSQYGEWAQRFWIEMEKQRRRRGG; encoded by the coding sequence ATGGGCCGCAATCCTTACTACTGGCTCCAAGGCACGGCCGTTGGGCAGATGGCCCCGTTCTTCGCGGTGGTGGTGCTACTGGTGATGGCGGCTCTGCTGGGGCCCTCGGGAGTGGCCATGCGCCAGCTCCTGCTCGGCTTTGGCCTGGTGGGCATGGTGACCCTGGGTGTCACCTTCCCCCTGATGAAGGGGCACTATGACTTCAGCGCGGGCTCGATCGCGGGGCTGGCGGCGTGTACGGCGGCGGTGCTGTCGCCCTACGGCTACGGGCTGGCAATCGCCGGCGCGCTAGGCGTCGGTCTGCTGCTGGGGGCCATCAATGGCCTCCTCGCCGGCCGCACCCGCATCTCCTCGGCGATGGTGACCATCATGACCGGCGCGGTGGCGCTGCAACTGGTCATGTACGCCACCTCGCGCCTGGACCTCGTCATGGCCGCGCCGGAACTGGCGGCGGTGGGCGAGACCAACGTGGGCGGCATCCCCGTCGTGCTCGCCCTGTTCTTCGTTGCCCTGCTCGGCGCCCGGCTGCTGTTCAACCACGAGACCTTCGCGGCCGTGGGCAGTGCCCCCAACCGCGTGCAAGGCGCCGCCCTGGGCTCGGCGGAGAACGTGCTCATGGCCTTCCTCGCCAGCGGCCTCATCGCCGGTCTGGCCGGACTGCTGATTGCCTCCTCCTCGATGGCCATCATCGGCCCCTCCGGGCAGATGGTCTGGATGCTGACCCCGCTGACCGCCGCGCTCATCGGCGGCGGGTCGGTCACCAGCGGCAACGGCAACCTGCGCACTGCCACGATCGGCGCGGCGGTCATCGCCCTGATCAACTGGCTCGTGAACCAACTGCGCATGCCGATTGCCGGCCCGATTGCCGAGGCGCCGCTGCTGATCATCGGCCTGCTGGCCGACCGGTGGCAGAACATGACCGCCTACATGATCGCTCAGGCCCGGCGGGGGAACCTGCTGGCCCTGCCCGACGACATGCAGTTGCCGATGGTGGTGCGCGTATGGCGCCAGACGTCCTGGCCGGTGCGCATCGCCGGTGCCCTGGGGATGCTCGCTCTCTTCGCCGGTCTCTATGTCTACGTGGCCTTCTATGTGGTGGGCCGCGTGCCCGAGGGCACGGCGATCGTGAGCGACATGAACGGCGTCGTGCAGGTGGCCCACCGGACCACGCAGGCCCTGCAGCCGGCGGTTCGGGGCGAGAAGCTCTTCCCGGGCGACCTGGTGGTCACGGGCCGCCAGTCACACGCCTTCCTGCGCTTCCACGATGGTAGTGAGATGCGCCTGTTCCAGAACACCGAGATGCGGGTCGAGAACCTGGAGATGCTCGAGAACGGCGGCGTCATCACCTCCTTGCGGGTCAACGTCGGGGCTTTCTTCACCAAGGTCCGCAAGATGATGAGCCGCCAGTCGTCCTTCTCGGTGGACACCCCGCTGCTGACCCTCGGCGTGCGCGGCACGGCCTTCCAGTTGGAGATCGGCAAGCAGCAGGGAGCGGTGGCGGTCAACGAGGGCGCGGTGTCCATCACCCGTGCGGTTCGACTGGACGAGGGCTTCGGTCTGGAGCGATGGGCGCAGGACGAGCGCACCGTCCAGGCCGGTAAGCGCGCCAACGCCGGTGAGACGACTCTCGTCGAGAACATGACCAAGCAAGAGGTGGACCGTCTGCAGGCCACTGAGAAGGGCCTGCTGGAGACCAGCCGTCAGACACGCGTGGCGGCGCTGAGAACGCGTGCCCCCAAGGGCCTGTGGGTCTTCATCATCATCGGCTACCTGATCTTCATCGCCATCCTCAAGCCCGAGCCGCACATGTACATCGCCGATGTCATGGCCAAGCGCGCTGACTTCTTCACCGCCAAGCACGCCCACAGCGCGACCGACTCGCCGCGCT
- a CDS encoding adenylate/guanylate cyclase domain-containing protein — protein MAVAIAVVCSLLCRPGGPLYSYELKTLDSRFYYRAEVHAPERVAIIAIDDRSLADPDLGRWPWDRRVHARLLQNLQADKPKAIAFDVIFAEPSKNPADDAALAAACQASGNVILGLYPGQLRSRAAGAGNPEAFAVAPALVAHRPLLPTAGAMVAPQASLGQVAAGAGALVGVPDPDGIMRRGVLLVQEMARTGVRLYPTLLLKLTSFAQGLPIENMQMDLSRAAQLGPGRQVPLDSQGRFLINFIGPPGTVKAVSYVDVLQGRFSRGTFKDKVVIVGFTAEGLLDQHPTPMGPKMPGVEVLAQGLESLLQERLLKPTQPSDALGLVLVVAVLAALAGAFLRPAMGLFVVALLLAGYNVLGLKAFSQSGVVWPGLAPNLAMVLTFGVIAVFRLCTEEAARKRLRDEFGRYAPPQVVAKLDTGEMKVRAAGVKRPVTALFADVRGFTAWSATADPHDVIAVLNTYFESVTQLAFDVEGTIDNIVGDEIFVTFNAIQDQTDHVQRSVDLAINMIAALDGLNERWVSSGTLPGPMRIGIGLNTGEALVGSLGSHIRTQYTVLGQAINLAARLQGYNKELGTTILCTKEVAERVSDQIETRSHGMHEIRGHPVPIEVFEIVGRKTGATAGASSSPPPVAPS, from the coding sequence ATGGCCGTCGCCATCGCGGTCGTCTGCAGCTTGCTATGCCGCCCCGGGGGGCCGCTGTACAGCTACGAGTTGAAGACCCTCGACTCCCGCTTCTACTACCGCGCTGAAGTCCACGCCCCCGAACGCGTCGCCATCATCGCCATTGACGATCGCAGCCTCGCCGATCCCGACCTGGGGCGTTGGCCGTGGGACCGCCGGGTGCATGCCCGGCTCCTGCAGAACCTCCAGGCCGACAAGCCCAAGGCCATTGCTTTCGACGTCATCTTCGCCGAACCCTCCAAGAACCCCGCCGATGACGCAGCCCTCGCCGCCGCCTGCCAGGCCAGCGGCAACGTCATTCTCGGTCTGTACCCGGGCCAGCTTCGCAGCCGCGCCGCCGGCGCGGGCAACCCGGAGGCCTTTGCGGTCGCTCCCGCGTTGGTCGCCCATCGTCCTCTGCTGCCGACGGCCGGCGCGATGGTCGCGCCGCAGGCTTCCCTCGGCCAGGTGGCCGCGGGCGCCGGGGCACTTGTGGGCGTGCCTGATCCCGATGGCATCATGCGTCGTGGGGTCTTGCTCGTGCAGGAGATGGCCCGCACGGGCGTCCGCCTCTACCCCACCTTGCTGCTCAAGCTCACCTCGTTCGCGCAGGGCCTGCCCATCGAGAACATGCAGATGGACCTGAGCCGCGCCGCCCAGTTGGGCCCCGGCCGCCAGGTCCCCCTCGATAGCCAGGGCCGCTTCCTGATCAACTTCATCGGCCCACCGGGCACTGTCAAGGCCGTCTCCTACGTGGACGTGCTGCAGGGCCGCTTCAGCCGGGGCACCTTCAAGGACAAGGTGGTCATCGTCGGCTTCACCGCCGAGGGGCTGCTGGACCAGCACCCGACGCCCATGGGACCGAAGATGCCGGGAGTCGAGGTCCTGGCACAGGGCCTGGAGAGCCTGCTGCAGGAGCGCCTGCTCAAGCCAACCCAGCCGTCGGACGCTCTGGGCCTGGTGCTGGTCGTGGCGGTGCTGGCGGCACTGGCAGGAGCCTTCCTGCGGCCCGCCATGGGGCTCTTCGTTGTCGCACTGCTCCTGGCCGGCTACAACGTCCTGGGGCTGAAGGCCTTCTCGCAGTCCGGCGTCGTCTGGCCGGGTCTGGCCCCGAATCTGGCGATGGTGCTGACCTTCGGCGTGATCGCTGTCTTCCGCCTGTGCACGGAGGAGGCCGCCCGCAAGCGCCTGCGCGATGAGTTCGGGCGCTATGCTCCGCCCCAGGTCGTGGCCAAGCTCGACACGGGCGAGATGAAGGTGCGCGCCGCCGGTGTGAAGCGCCCCGTGACGGCGCTCTTCGCCGATGTGCGCGGCTTCACCGCCTGGTCCGCCACAGCGGATCCCCACGATGTCATCGCGGTGCTGAACACGTACTTCGAGTCGGTCACACAGCTCGCCTTCGATGTCGAGGGGACGATTGACAACATCGTCGGGGACGAGATCTTCGTGACGTTCAACGCCATCCAGGACCAGACGGACCACGTGCAGCGGTCGGTGGACCTGGCGATCAACATGATCGCGGCCCTGGACGGGCTCAACGAGCGCTGGGTATCGTCAGGCACCCTTCCGGGGCCGATGCGCATCGGGATCGGCCTCAACACCGGGGAGGCGCTGGTGGGAAGCCTGGGCTCGCACATCCGCACGCAGTACACGGTGCTGGGGCAGGCCATCAACCTGGCCGCGCGTCTGCAGGGCTACAACAAGGAACTGGGGACCACGATCCTGTGCACCAAGGAAGTGGCGGAACGGGTCAGTGATCAGATTGAGACGCGCAGCCACGGCATGCACGAGATTCGCGGGCACCCGGTGCCCATCGAGGTCTTCGAGATCGTCGGACGCAAGACAGGCGCCACCGCGGGAGCATCCTCATCCCCTCCGCCCGTGGCGCCGTCCTGA